One genomic region from Chlamydiota bacterium encodes:
- the rpmH gene encoding 50S ribosomal protein L34, translating to MKRTFHPSRLKRARIHGFLKRSSTRGGRAVLKSRRRKGRYRLAVS from the coding sequence GTGAAACGTACATTCCATCCATCCCGCTTAAAACGAGCTCGGATCCATGGTTTTTTAAAGCGATCTTCGACCCGAGGAGGCAGGGCTGTTCTCAAGAGTCGTCGTAGGAAAGGACGATATCGTTTAGCGGTTTCTTAA